A window of Gossypium hirsutum isolate 1008001.06 chromosome D13, Gossypium_hirsutum_v2.1, whole genome shotgun sequence genomic DNA:
TGACGCCTCTTCTGGGCCAAGCCACCACAAGTTTCCACCGAGCGGTGAGCAGAATTCGGGGATGAACCATTTCACGCATGGAAGTATTGTTAAGTCCATCTCAACGGAGAAACTTCAGAAACAGGTGATTAAAAGGGACCAAAGAAGAAACAGACATGGGAAGGAAAAGTTAAAGCTCAAGACAATTAGTGCTCCTAGTCGTGTTCAAAGGGGATACATAAGCAAAGATGATGAAGCAGGAAGACTTGGTGTGTCTCAGATTT
This region includes:
- the LOC107919720 gene encoding protein SOB FIVE-LIKE 3, whose product is MEASHILTSFETEEQSSRESGWTMYIGSSIHENDYNTFEQESHHKNHQCPNGYNEDESDDSMASDASSGPSHHKFPPSGEQNSGMNHFTHGSIVKSISTEKLQKQVIKRDQRRNRHGKEKLKLKTISAPSRVQRGYISKDDEAGRLGVSQISQSYLEMCDEC